In the genome of Deinococcus humi, the window GCGGCCGATCACGGTAGACCGGTTCGCCCGTGCCCGCCACAGCGAGAGCACGTGTGGTCGGAATCCCAAGCGCATGCATGGCTTCACCGATCAGCACTTCACGCAGCATGGGGCCAACGGCCGCTTTGCCGTCGCCTCCCCTTGAGAATGGGGTGCGGCCCGAGCCCTTGAGCATGAGGTCGCGGCGGTGTCCGAGCTGATCGACAACTTCACCCAACAGCAGGGCGCGCCCGTCGCCCAGTTGAGGCGAGAACCCGCCGAACTGGTGGCCGGCATAGGCCTGGGCGAGCGGCTCTACCCCCTCGGGAACCTGATTGCCAGCAAAGATGGCGGCGCCTTCAGGGCCGTCCAGCACTTCGGGATCCAGCCCCAGTTCGAGGGCCAGCGCCTGATTGAAGAACAGCAAGCTCGGTACAGGCACGGAAGTCGGCTTCCAGGGCGCGTAGAAGTCCGGCAACTCACGTGCATAGGTGTTGTCGAATCGGAAGGTGGAGGCCGTCATATTGAATAGTCTGACGTCTACCCAAAGTCTTGCCGAACTCAGCTCACAGTCTCGGAGTCTTGCGAAAGGGAATCAAAAGATCTAGACCATAGGACTTTCTGAAGCGCATGGGTGCTCCCGTCATCTCGCTGTTACGCGTCGTGTTTGCACCGGAGAAGACTGGGATCGCATTCGGAACGCGCTAAATAGCGCATTCCTGACCTCCTTCAGCTTACGTGCGCCGTCAAGATGCCGCTCTGACCGGCCGCGACCTACGTGCCGTTCCCACAGAAACTGTCGAAAGCCACCACATCATTCTGTGTGGCCTCAAGGGTCACAGACGTGTCGGACGGACACACCAGAATGGCACCCACCAGCATTAGATCGATTATCAGACTGTCTTGCAGATCCACATTGAGGTCGACTTGCGGCCGTGATTGACGCTAGGTGTGACAGGCCAATGTTGGGGTGAGCGTGACTAAGCGGGCCATGTGAAGCGGCCCGGATCCAGACGCCATGATCGGGAACGCCGCTTCAGTTGGGGACCCTCAGAAGACGGTCAGGGGAGCTGTCACGCGGGTGGCCTCAGGTCCGTTTACGGTGAGGGTTGCCGCTCACGCACGACGATGGTGACGTCCTGCGCCCCGTCCTCGAGCAGAGAGCGCCCGATCGTTTTCATCCGCTCGAAGTGCCCAGGGATGATCCGGGCAAAGGCGTTGCCAGGGAGCCAACCACTTGGGAAAAAGGTTCGGCCATAAGGCCCGTAATAGATTCCGAGGTCAAAGACCGCTTCTGTCGTCCCTGGCCACACATGCGCCGGCAGTACCGTGAACAGCACCTGTCCTTCCAGGGGCATGATCACCGCCGCCTCAGGAGGGGTCTGGAGAAGCTGTGGGTTGGGTCCGGTGGGAAGTTGCATCGACATCTCGGGGCCCGTGAACATGGCGTGCCGGACCCGCACAGTCACGGGAGTCTGTAACGCCTGACTCAGCGCGGCGCAGGTGGCGGGGGCGAGCTGGGGATCGAGCTGAGCGTGCAGTTCGCCGGCGGCAAAGGTGAAGACCAGCATCAAATTACCGCCGTTTCCATGTGAACCTGCTGTTCAAAGCGGGCAAGCTGGTAATCGGCGTGATCGTACGTCGGCTCCTCGCCCGTGACGAGCGAGGTCACCAGTCGGGCATTGGCCGGCGCCATCATGAAGCCGTTGCCGTTGAATCCCACGCTCAATACCAGCCCAGGGTGGGTGCTCGGCGCGTCCACGATCGCCTGAAAATCCGACGTGGAACTGTAATAGCCGTGCACGACATGGGTGCTGTGCAGTCGTTCCAGGCTGAGCCGGCCGTGCGCGCGCACACCGAGTGCTACCGTGTCGCCATTCTGGAATCCAATGGCAAGCCCAAGAATATGGTCTTCCTGATTGAGGAACATGCGGCGATGATCTCTTGACTAAGAGCCAGGAAACGGGCTGGAAGGGCGTTGTAGATTCCAGGAACGATCTTTCTCATCCTGAGGAATGCCCAGTATGGCCTTAGCCGTATCGTGTTTCACCTGAGCTCTCTGGCTGGACTCTCTTGGAGCTCTTCCACGATGCGCTTCCCCTCCAGCCCTTGAAATGGTGAGGGCCGAAGGCGTCACTGAGTAGCCGTCGTAACGGGCCCCCTGCTGGCATTGCACTCGGCACTCGTCTCAGCCGTTGGCACTCTGCGACCGCAAGAGCATGCTGCGCCAGCATGGGGTGTCAGCTCAATTGGGTAGGCACGGGCTTCCAGAACGGCTCCTGGCACCTGAATTTTATGGGGGATATTTCTGCAGCAGGTAGACTTAAATTTAGGC includes:
- a CDS encoding DUF3830 family protein gives rise to the protein MLVFTFAAGELHAQLDPQLAPATCAALSQALQTPVTVRVRHAMFTGPEMSMQLPTGPNPQLLQTPPEAAVIMPLEGQVLFTVLPAHVWPGTTEAVFDLGIYYGPYGRTFFPSGWLPGNAFARIIPGHFERMKTIGRSLLEDGAQDVTIVVRERQPSP
- a CDS encoding FAD-binding oxidoreductase → MFLNQEDHILGLAIGFQNGDTVALGVRAHGRLSLERLHSTHVVHGYYSSTSDFQAIVDAPSTHPGLVLSVGFNGNGFMMAPANARLVTSLVTGEEPTYDHADYQLARFEQQVHMETAVI